A genomic stretch from Ignavibacteria bacterium includes:
- a CDS encoding VRR-NUC domain-containing protein, translating to MLEKLELGKLEKDIEKKFVKAVENAGGIAPKFISPGTSGMPDRLAIFPGGFIFPVETKKPKGGRLSARQRLMHKKLKDLDVRVWLVCTEQLIQEFMAYVESVRNGHQV from the coding sequence ATGCTTGAAAAATTAGAACTTGGAAAATTAGAAAAAGACATCGAAAAAAAGTTCGTAAAAGCAGTTGAAAATGCAGGCGGGATCGCACCAAAATTTATAAGTCCAGGAACGTCAGGAATGCCGGATCGGCTGGCTATCTTTCCAGGAGGTTTCATCTTTCCGGTTGAAACCAAAAAGCCGAAAGGCGGCAGGTTGTCGGCAAGACAAAGGTTAATGCATAAGAAGCTGAAAGACCTAGATGTGCGTGTTTGGTTAGTCTGCACAGAACAGCTTATCCAAGAATTCATGGCTTATGTAGAAAGCGTGCGAAATGGCCATCAAGTTTAA